In Streptomyces sp. NBC_00569, a single genomic region encodes these proteins:
- a CDS encoding NUDIX hydrolase codes for MPLHSVSVAGVVVRDDGRVLVIRRADNGTWEPPGGVLELDERPEDGAVREVREETGIKVSVERLTGVYKNMSKGVVALVFLCRPVAGVERTSSESTAVRWLTPQEVEGAMGEVYSVRVRDALDAAVAPHVRSHDGHRLLESA; via the coding sequence ATGCCGCTTCACTCGGTCTCGGTCGCTGGCGTGGTCGTGCGTGATGACGGCCGCGTTCTGGTCATCCGACGCGCGGACAACGGCACCTGGGAGCCGCCCGGTGGCGTGCTTGAGTTGGACGAACGGCCCGAGGACGGGGCGGTGAGGGAAGTGCGTGAGGAGACAGGCATCAAGGTCTCTGTTGAGAGACTGACCGGGGTCTACAAGAACATGAGCAAGGGTGTGGTGGCTCTAGTGTTCCTATGCCGCCCCGTCGCCGGCGTGGAGCGCACGTCCAGTGAGTCCACCGCTGTGCGATGGCTGACCCCGCAGGAAGTTGAGGGTGCGATGGGAGAGGTCTACTCGGTACGTGTGCGTGATGCGCTAGATGCCGCAGTTGCTCCGCACGTCCGCTCCCATGACGGCCATCGCCTGCTCGAATCCGCCTGA
- a CDS encoding FtsK/SpoIIIE domain-containing protein — MSENVVHLHKNTDPAPVTTLTVVPEPAPAKPVPLWVRSGRAIRTAITHETTKATARAVARHGLYTVNGGRIVTRRAWDGKTGARYERMLRAAEAAGNFEVAEEWEDRLQRFREARHRRRMDLLHSPVDAAKGVGVGAGMSIGVLIALGIVMAINNHDIGDVITPLAAVIDFIGLLIRIVQVVWGPALTIGPFLALLALWTVGSKQQAAPAWALPDNVRSDEGEPITPSIVVKALRDLGVPALRNAIKEMGDAGAGMLGPIRIAGCGVEVDVTLPSGVSTIEVQNRRRKLAENLTRHEHEVFVTIPQAARTVRLWVADSGALDEPIGPSPLVTDETMSADYAKGRAPWGQDLRGDAATLSLYQRHLLITGLSNQGKTAAMRALALWLALDRTVQFWLADLKGIGDWKPMEGIADVMIEGPTDDHVIQATEMVEAGLEEMNRRIAARNADPNATFRPLILLVDEAQVAFMCPVKDEDKRPYGGSSSNSRYFMAVRKIHNQGRAVDVLMWQGTQDPTDQNLPKLVREGAHTRASLVLGSESQAEMALGAKAVKGGAAPHLLRQGMDKGTLVVASDGIAIPKGQTSITVRTHFIDDDAAAAIGERARALRDGVTTLRAVERDEERDPLADIAAAIGDVERPLTADILKRLSLLNEDAYDGWTFADLKRVLEASGVEPYKSHGRMVVRRDDVHAALTNRDDKDSASTS; from the coding sequence ATGTCTGAGAACGTCGTTCACCTGCACAAGAACACCGACCCGGCGCCCGTGACCACGTTGACCGTGGTCCCCGAACCGGCCCCGGCCAAGCCCGTGCCGCTGTGGGTGCGCTCCGGCCGCGCTATCCGTACGGCCATAACTCACGAGACCACCAAGGCGACCGCCCGCGCGGTGGCCCGCCACGGCCTGTACACCGTCAACGGGGGCCGGATCGTGACCCGCCGCGCGTGGGACGGGAAGACCGGTGCCCGCTACGAGCGGATGTTGCGGGCCGCCGAGGCGGCCGGCAACTTCGAGGTCGCGGAGGAGTGGGAAGACCGCCTCCAGCGCTTCCGCGAGGCCCGGCACCGCCGCCGCATGGACCTGCTGCACTCCCCGGTCGACGCGGCCAAGGGCGTCGGGGTCGGCGCCGGCATGAGCATCGGCGTGCTGATTGCGCTCGGGATCGTGATGGCCATCAACAACCACGACATCGGTGACGTCATCACCCCGCTCGCGGCCGTCATCGACTTCATCGGCCTGCTGATCCGGATCGTGCAGGTCGTCTGGGGCCCCGCCCTCACGATCGGCCCGTTCCTCGCGCTGCTCGCGCTGTGGACGGTCGGCAGCAAGCAGCAGGCCGCGCCGGCATGGGCCCTGCCGGACAACGTCCGCTCGGACGAGGGTGAGCCGATCACGCCGTCGATTGTGGTCAAGGCCCTGCGTGACCTGGGCGTTCCGGCGCTGCGCAACGCCATCAAGGAGATGGGCGACGCCGGCGCGGGCATGCTCGGCCCGATCCGGATCGCCGGATGCGGCGTGGAAGTCGACGTCACCCTCCCGTCCGGGGTCTCCACGATCGAGGTGCAGAATCGGCGCCGGAAGCTGGCGGAGAACCTGACCCGGCACGAGCACGAGGTGTTCGTCACCATCCCCCAGGCCGCCCGCACGGTGCGGCTGTGGGTGGCCGACTCCGGCGCGCTGGACGAGCCGATCGGCCCGTCCCCGCTGGTCACGGACGAGACGATGAGCGCCGATTACGCCAAGGGCCGCGCTCCGTGGGGCCAGGACCTGCGCGGCGACGCCGCCACCTTGAGCCTGTATCAGCGCCACCTGCTCATCACTGGCCTGTCCAACCAGGGCAAGACCGCCGCCATGCGCGCGCTCGCCCTGTGGCTGGCCCTCGACCGCACGGTGCAGTTCTGGCTTGCCGACCTCAAGGGCATCGGCGACTGGAAGCCCATGGAGGGCATCGCCGACGTCATGATCGAGGGGCCGACCGATGACCACGTCATCCAGGCGACCGAGATGGTCGAAGCGGGCCTGGAGGAGATGAACCGCCGTATCGCGGCCCGCAACGCCGACCCCAACGCGACGTTCCGGCCGCTGATCCTGCTGGTCGACGAGGCGCAGGTGGCGTTCATGTGCCCGGTCAAGGACGAGGACAAGCGGCCCTACGGCGGCTCGTCCTCCAACTCCCGGTACTTCATGGCCGTCCGCAAGATTCACAACCAGGGCCGTGCGGTCGACGTCCTGATGTGGCAGGGCACGCAGGACCCCACCGACCAGAACCTGCCCAAGCTGGTCCGCGAGGGCGCCCACACCCGGGCCTCACTGGTGCTGGGCAGCGAGTCGCAAGCTGAGATGGCGCTGGGAGCCAAGGCCGTCAAGGGCGGCGCCGCCCCGCACCTGCTGCGCCAGGGCATGGACAAGGGCACGCTCGTCGTCGCCTCGGACGGCATCGCCATCCCCAAGGGCCAGACGTCCATCACGGTGCGCACGCACTTCATCGACGACGACGCCGCCGCCGCCATCGGGGAGCGCGCCCGCGCCCTGCGCGACGGCGTCACCACCCTGCGCGCCGTCGAGCGGGACGAGGAGCGTGACCCGCTCGCGGACATCGCCGCAGCCATCGGCGACGTGGAGCGCCCGTTGACCGCCGACATCCTCAAGCGGCTGTCGCTGCTGAACGAGGACGCCTACGACGGGTGGACGTTCGCCGACCTCAAGCGCGTCCTGGAGGCATCCGGAGTGGAGCCGTACAAGTCGCACGGCCGCATGGTCGTGCGCCGCGACGACGTCCACGCCGCGCTCACCAACCGCGACGACAAAGATTCCGCTTCCACCTCCTGA
- a CDS encoding pRL2-8, giving the protein MAHQNTPPGECPQCWQHARDCSIHRRLGSREDCPQCVDHMVNGHPHIVPKKSRWS; this is encoded by the coding sequence ATGGCCCACCAGAACACGCCGCCCGGTGAGTGCCCGCAGTGCTGGCAGCACGCTCGCGACTGCAGCATCCATCGCCGCCTCGGCTCGCGTGAGGACTGCCCGCAGTGCGTGGACCACATGGTCAACGGCCACCCCCACATCGTGCCGAAGAAGTCCCGCTGGTCGTGA
- a CDS encoding RRQRL motif-containing zinc-binding protein — protein MSAAFGKCYDPPGARYGVPTYPWRLAPEGMATRRQLRARGLRPGGQPIGAQLMRRSRRRKAGVSVAFLYRLDLAKPVRPMTSRKWGALALAMLARRTCPQCRMDAGYVIPSSLGTCVTCAYPDDPPPGRD, from the coding sequence ATGTCGGCGGCGTTCGGCAAGTGCTACGACCCTCCCGGGGCCCGCTACGGCGTCCCTACCTATCCGTGGCGCCTTGCCCCGGAGGGGATGGCTACGCGCCGACAGCTCCGGGCCCGAGGCCTGCGGCCGGGCGGTCAGCCGATAGGCGCCCAGCTCATGCGCCGCTCCCGCCGCCGCAAAGCGGGCGTGAGCGTGGCGTTCCTGTACCGCCTCGACCTCGCCAAGCCGGTGCGGCCGATGACCTCACGCAAGTGGGGCGCGCTCGCCCTGGCGATGCTCGCCCGTCGCACCTGCCCGCAGTGCCGCATGGACGCCGGATACGTCATCCCGTCATCGCTCGGGACCTGTGTGACCTGCGCCTACCCCGACGATCCGCCCCCTGGGAGGGATTGA
- a CDS encoding DUF6284 family protein, protein MSNIAALQAAVTADEFDREPTAAELDAIEHEMPVILARVELLDAQIVTLDRPATELDQRRIRRARRKVLGTRRALTNQAAAAVTGGAA, encoded by the coding sequence ATGAGCAACATCGCTGCACTTCAGGCGGCCGTTACGGCCGACGAGTTCGACCGTGAGCCGACCGCCGCGGAGCTGGACGCCATCGAGCACGAGATGCCCGTCATCCTGGCTCGCGTCGAGCTTCTGGACGCGCAGATCGTCACCCTGGACCGACCGGCCACCGAGCTGGACCAGCGCCGTATCCGCCGGGCCCGTCGCAAGGTCCTGGGCACCCGCCGCGCGCTGACCAACCAGGCCGCCGCCGCGGTGACGGGCGGTGCCGCATGA
- a CDS encoding HEPN domain-containing protein, with protein sequence MNERIWRGHWWETTNPEVKVPGTLRCTEAGDVTLELIGGFDIKIRQPLPNGAGYSVSGKSRTLTLIHGTSGKDDFTLLDVSHTGSRGSLFGDELTEQNWSAIRALRGIHLGSLSTPVFTRARLGFERLLQWSERTAFEISAEKLEGEARSSRRVEKVPVESLVAKHGDLEISLRHLSRDFDSTDDVVANERSFSAQEAADLTLTPPGPVHCKYFDEVEKDLQDLFTLSTYEPCGAVGRWLMYTSAQGRTKEVEVIGRQIYRTVTPRKRSAGNNALFTLGDVDFTELIPKWLETKGKARAGCNILFGLRYIERGYIGTRLLGVASAAESIHRSLRSASTPIPKREYRRLKEKILAALSDEDAKMVAFVKNGLHNNPTYNERMLELASIPDEAAVNTLLGDHTRWATDLKKARNDLAHANERSSSGGENTEAFWLLEVTYALLCLVLMSEIGISPERQRRAVEENSLINRASGAFKKDNEED encoded by the coding sequence ATGAACGAGCGAATTTGGCGAGGCCACTGGTGGGAGACCACAAATCCCGAGGTGAAAGTACCCGGCACCCTTCGCTGCACAGAAGCAGGCGATGTAACGCTGGAACTTATCGGTGGTTTCGACATCAAGATTCGCCAACCCCTCCCAAATGGAGCCGGATACAGCGTCAGCGGTAAATCTCGCACGCTTACACTAATCCACGGCACTTCGGGCAAGGATGATTTCACATTGCTCGACGTCAGTCACACTGGCAGCCGGGGTTCACTTTTTGGGGATGAGCTAACCGAACAAAATTGGAGCGCCATTCGCGCCCTGCGCGGCATACATCTCGGATCTCTATCGACTCCGGTATTCACGCGGGCCAGACTTGGATTTGAGCGACTCCTTCAATGGTCAGAGAGAACCGCCTTCGAAATATCAGCCGAGAAGCTGGAGGGTGAGGCTCGCAGTTCGCGACGAGTCGAAAAAGTACCAGTCGAATCTTTGGTAGCGAAACACGGAGATCTGGAAATCTCACTGCGCCACCTTTCGCGTGATTTTGACTCTACAGATGACGTGGTGGCGAACGAGCGATCTTTTTCTGCACAGGAGGCGGCGGATCTCACCCTAACTCCCCCTGGCCCAGTCCATTGCAAGTACTTTGACGAAGTCGAGAAAGACCTACAGGATCTATTTACCCTGAGCACGTACGAACCGTGCGGCGCAGTGGGGCGATGGTTGATGTACACGTCAGCGCAGGGCAGAACTAAAGAGGTCGAGGTGATCGGACGCCAGATCTACCGCACAGTAACCCCGCGAAAGCGCTCCGCAGGAAACAATGCACTCTTCACGCTAGGCGACGTTGATTTCACAGAGCTTATCCCTAAGTGGCTAGAAACCAAGGGAAAGGCTCGCGCTGGTTGTAACATCCTATTCGGACTTAGATATATCGAAAGGGGCTACATTGGCACGCGGCTCCTCGGGGTCGCATCAGCGGCGGAGAGCATTCACAGATCGTTGCGCTCGGCCAGCACCCCCATACCTAAGAGGGAATACAGGCGCCTGAAAGAAAAGATTCTCGCCGCCCTTTCAGATGAGGATGCGAAAATGGTCGCCTTCGTCAAGAACGGACTGCACAACAACCCCACCTACAACGAGCGAATGCTAGAGCTTGCTTCAATCCCGGATGAAGCAGCCGTAAACACTCTCTTGGGCGATCACACTCGATGGGCCACAGACCTAAAGAAAGCCAGGAATGATCTAGCGCACGCAAATGAGAGATCGTCCAGTGGAGGAGAAAACACCGAGGCTTTCTGGCTACTAGAGGTAACCTACGCCCTGCTCTGTCTGGTTCTAATGTCTGAGATCGGCATTAGCCCAGAGCGTCAACGCAGAGCCGTCGAAGAAAACTCACTGATCAACCGTGCCAGCGGTGCATTCAAGAAGGACAACGAAGAAGACTGA
- a CDS encoding GntR family transcriptional regulator: MPTSSTDSGKPKYLQIADDLVRQIKEQILAPGDQVPSESDLIKKYAASQGTVRKAFAELRATGLIETRHGKGSYVKRRPPVRRKSSDRFRRSHRTAGNAAYLAEAQQAGSKPSVSVLYVGPTEAPEEIAERLSVPTGAKVLARRRLYFSDGIPTEEATSYLPWDVAKDIPELFEENPGGGGIYARLEEHGHTLKELSETVRVRLATKQEIVALSLSPGSPIIHLTRNAESQAGRVVEVCDTFMAADQFVLEYRIPADD; this comes from the coding sequence ATGCCCACGTCTTCCACAGACTCGGGAAAGCCGAAGTATCTACAGATCGCGGACGACCTCGTTCGGCAGATCAAGGAACAGATCCTTGCTCCCGGGGACCAGGTACCCAGCGAGTCTGACCTCATCAAGAAGTACGCCGCGTCCCAGGGCACGGTGCGCAAGGCGTTCGCGGAGTTGCGCGCTACCGGCTTGATCGAGACGCGCCACGGCAAGGGTTCGTACGTGAAGCGGCGCCCTCCTGTGCGGCGAAAGTCCTCGGATCGCTTCCGCAGGTCGCACCGCACAGCAGGCAACGCGGCGTACCTCGCAGAGGCCCAGCAAGCGGGCAGCAAACCGAGCGTGAGTGTCCTCTATGTCGGGCCGACTGAAGCGCCGGAAGAGATCGCAGAGCGGCTGTCGGTGCCGACGGGCGCGAAGGTGCTGGCGCGGCGTCGCCTCTACTTCAGCGATGGCATCCCTACTGAGGAAGCCACCTCCTACCTCCCGTGGGACGTAGCGAAGGACATCCCCGAACTGTTCGAGGAGAACCCCGGCGGTGGCGGGATCTACGCCCGACTGGAGGAGCACGGTCACACGCTGAAGGAGCTGTCAGAAACGGTCCGCGTCCGCCTCGCGACCAAACAGGAGATCGTGGCGCTGAGCCTGAGCCCTGGCTCGCCCATCATCCATCTGACCCGGAATGCAGAATCTCAGGCGGGCCGCGTCGTCGAGGTCTGCGACACGTTCATGGCCGCTGACCAGTTCGTTTTGGAGTATCGCATCCCAGCAGACGACTAA
- a CDS encoding conjugal transfer protein has translation MTTQARKPLTKVQTIVLSAAFAPMLATGVFGGIGTYSNISGAYGKGTALGAVSAGEGATAVLALVLLGLTMLGQSSPRIIRLGLWALPAAASAMAAMAADDPGTTVIYAITPMGMCVSAEGMAFLARRIAVHTDGRDAEGERRAVEVVQRLAYHRARAANHPSERIRKWSDRASWRLARKVGSGDAELGSRLLDVQRQRVTIGADAALGSMFRLAPDALPPAGASAEESAETVRIRSTADLPESTPAPITAKPIVLPSPVAVGFLKSTLPSKPVRAIESAPVRPIEKRAVPAESTRPRGATGRVPDAARSIRPKRTPDQLLDEARTVTADWPDAKLTAEGIRLAVHTSPKNARTLRETLRAERGLKAA, from the coding sequence ATGACCACGCAGGCCCGCAAGCCGCTGACCAAGGTTCAGACCATCGTGCTGAGCGCGGCGTTCGCGCCGATGCTCGCCACCGGCGTGTTCGGTGGGATCGGCACCTACAGCAACATCAGCGGGGCCTACGGCAAGGGCACCGCGCTCGGGGCCGTGTCCGCGGGTGAGGGCGCCACCGCCGTACTCGCACTCGTCCTGCTCGGGTTGACCATGCTGGGCCAGTCCTCCCCGCGCATCATCCGACTCGGGCTGTGGGCCCTGCCGGCCGCCGCATCCGCGATGGCCGCGATGGCCGCCGACGACCCTGGTACGACAGTCATCTACGCCATCACCCCGATGGGCATGTGCGTCTCGGCCGAGGGCATGGCGTTCCTGGCCCGCCGCATCGCCGTCCACACCGACGGGCGCGACGCGGAAGGCGAGCGCCGGGCCGTCGAGGTCGTCCAGCGGCTGGCCTATCACCGGGCCCGCGCCGCCAATCACCCCAGCGAACGAATCCGCAAGTGGTCGGATCGGGCGTCGTGGCGACTGGCCCGCAAGGTCGGATCGGGCGATGCGGAACTGGGATCGAGGCTGCTCGATGTGCAGCGCCAGCGCGTCACGATCGGCGCGGACGCCGCCCTCGGATCGATGTTCCGCCTCGCCCCGGACGCTCTGCCGCCTGCGGGCGCGAGTGCGGAGGAATCTGCCGAGACCGTGAGAATTCGGTCTACGGCTGACCTGCCCGAATCGACCCCGGCGCCGATCACGGCGAAGCCGATCGTTTTGCCGTCTCCGGTCGCGGTCGGCTTCCTGAAGTCGACCCTTCCGAGCAAGCCCGTTCGGGCGATCGAGTCGGCCCCGGTCCGGCCGATCGAGAAGCGCGCTGTGCCCGCCGAGTCGACCCGACCGCGCGGTGCTACGGGCCGTGTGCCGGACGCTGCTCGATCGATTCGGCCCAAGCGGACCCCCGATCAACTGCTCGATGAGGCCCGTACCGTGACGGCCGATTGGCCGGACGCGAAGCTGACCGCCGAGGGCATCCGGCTCGCGGTGCACACGTCGCCGAAGAACGCCCGCACGCTGCGCGAGACACTGCGCGCCGAACGTGGCCTCAAGGCCGCGTGA